The nucleotide window GGTCTACTTACCGATGCAGTCTACTACGAAACCGTTGTGGAAGGAGTTGCGCATGAGGAGGCCGTGGATATAGCAAAGGCAGACTTTTTGAGAAAGGTCTCTCCTCAGAATCAGAAGCTTGTTAAGTTCCTGCTTGAGCTGGTTGATTACGGGGAGGCCGAGACGATAGCGTTCGCCATTGAAAAGGACATTGATTTGGTCGTTCTTGACGACAGGGAAGCGAGGAAAGTCGCAAGGAGTTTCGGACTGAGAGTAACCGGAACGCTTGGAATCCTGCTTCTTGCCAAGAGGAAAGGCCTGCTTAACGAGGTTGGGCCTTATGTAGAAGAGCTGAGAAAGCATGGATTCAGAATCTCCGATGAAATCGTGCAAAAAATATTGAAAAGCGCTGGAGAGCTTAAATCTTGATTGAGATTTCAGCCTTGTCGCTCTTCTTGAGTTGAATGGCGAAGAGGGCTTTTTCGATGGAGCGCTTGCGGAGGTAGGAGATTATCGTTAGAACAAACCCGACAAAAGAGGCTATCGAGCATATACCAAGCACAGCCCAAAGATACGACCAGTTCTTAACGACCAAGTTGTCAGCAACGAGCGCCAGCTCCACGAGTCCAATGTAGACTCCAAGGCCAAGCCATGCGGTAAGTGCGTCTTTGAATGCTTTGTTCTGGTATTCGTGGGCTTTTTTGTATCCTGATTCAAGGAGATTAATTTCTGGTTCCTTGGGATAGTCTCTTTTATAAGCCTCCACGAACTCTTGGGCGTCTGCTTGAACTTCATATATTGCCATCAAAACTGAGAAGATTCCAAGAGGAATGAATGCCATACTGGCCATTACTGCAATAAAACTAATAACCCCTCCTGAAGAGTTATCTAAGTCAAAGGCAACCCATGGAGTTGCCAACCCAAGAACAAAGGAGCCGATAAAAAATACTATTAATAATCCTTTATCGTAATCTCCTTTTAGCTTCTTCTCAAGCCTATCGACGGAGTAGCCCATTTCCCTCCTCCCTCCGGGTATTTATGTATTTCCCTCCTCCCGGAGGGTATAACACTGGCCGAAGGCGTTAAATACCGCCTACCGTATCTTCCCACATGATGATAAAGCGGAGCGAGTACGAGCGGTGGATGAAGCAGGCCGAGAGAACCCTTGCCTCAGCCCGAAGGGATTTGGAGGAAGGCTACTACGAGTGGGCCAGCTTTAAGGCCCAGCAGGCAACGGAGCTGGCAGTTAAAGCGTTACTGCGCGGTCTTGGCTACGCTCCAATCGGCCACTCAATCACGCGCCTTCTCCGAGAGCTCAGGGCTGAAGGTTTTAGAGTTCCGCGGGAAATTCTCAGTATGGCAATGGAGCTTGACAGGAACTACATAGCCCCCCGCTACCCGGACGCTTATCCCGAAGGCGCACCTTTTGAGTACTACTCCGAGGACGTTGCAAGGGAGCTTATTTCCTACGCGGAGGAAATTATGAAATTCGTGAGGGGGTTTGTTCGTGATTCCCAGAGAGCTTGAGAGGTTTGTGCGAAGGCTTGTCAAATACTTCGGCGGGGACGTCACGATAATTCTCTTCGGGTCGCGGGCAAGGGGAGACTTTAACAGGGCCAGCGACTACGACCTCATTGTGGTCTCCAAGCGGCTGAAGGGGAATCCCCTGAGGAGAACGCGCCCCCTCTACGCTCTGAACGAGGACTTTCTGGAGGTTGACATACTCGCCTACACCCCATCGGAGTTCCTCCGGGCGATGGAGAACCTCTCGCCTTCCGTTCTCGACGCGATGAAGGAAGGAATCCTGCTCCACGACAATGGGTTTTACAAAATCGCCAAGAGACACTTTGAGGAGCTGAAAAGAAAAGGGCTCAAGAAAGATAGATATTGGAGAATAAGGATAGTTTCCAAGGAGAACGAGCATGTTTAGTGAGGATTAATCTCTAAACCTTAATTGAGATTTCCGCGTTCTCAGAGCCCTTAAGTCTGATTGCTAGAAGCTCCCTCTCGTAGTTTCTCACCCGCAGGTAGGAGAGTATCACCATTATAAAGGCAAGCCCCGAGATTATGAAACCAATATCAATGATGTATCCTGTGGTCTTTACATCGGGAACGTTCTTCATGAGTTCTTCGCTCCACGTTGTGAGGTATTCGCCGTTCAGCATGGCATACCAGCCAAGCAGAGCCCCGGCACCGCTCAAGAGCCACCCTCCGACTATTTCGTGGAAACCCTTCGTTGCAGTGGCGAGGACATCTTTGTAGGCTCGCTGAAGATGTTGAAGCTCGGATTCGTCTCTGTAGATAGAACTCGAACGGTAGTAGGAGAGTGCTTTTTCCAAGGCCCCGTGACCGCTGTCAAGGAAGTTCATGACGCCGTACGCAAAACTTGCTCCACCAACGACAATCAAAAATACAGCCCAGCCTATCATTTCCCTTCTCCCGAAGGGTATAATACTGGGCGAAGGGGTTAAATACCGGGAAGTCAAACATGGTCTGGTGAGAGGTATGGGAATAATTGTTGAGGCCGTCTATGAGAACGGCGTTTTTAAGCCCCTCAAGAAGGTTAACATTCCCGAGCGGGCGAGGGTTAGGATTAGGGTCGAGATTTTCGGCCTGCTGAAGGACTGGAGTGTGGACGCTCAACAGCTAAAGGACGAGCTGAGGGAAGTTCATGGCTGAGTACTTCGCCGACACCTACGCTCTCGTCGAAATTCTAAAGGGAAATCCAAATTATGAGAAGTACTCTTCGGCGGAGCTTTACACGACAGAATTCAACCTTTTGGAGCTGTCCTATGCCCTCGTTAGAGACTTTGGAGTTGAGAAGGCTGAGGAGATACTGGAAATCATGAAAAGCTCAGTTACAGTCGTTATTCCGGAGGTTCACCACTACGTTCTCGCCTCCGAAATTCGAATAAGAGAGAGGAAGAACGGAAAAAAACTGTCTCTCATAGACTGTCTCGGCT belongs to Thermococcus sp. AM4 and includes:
- a CDS encoding DUF3368 domain-containing protein, with translation MDIAKADFLRKVSPQNQKLVKFLLELVDYGEAETIAFAIEKDIDLVVLDDREARKVARSFGLRVTGTLGILLLAKRKGLLNEVGPYVEELRKHGFRISDEIVQKILKSAGELKS
- a CDS encoding HEPN domain-containing protein, with the translated sequence MIKRSEYERWMKQAERTLASARRDLEEGYYEWASFKAQQATELAVKALLRGLGYAPIGHSITRLLRELRAEGFRVPREILSMAMELDRNYIAPRYPDAYPEGAPFEYYSEDVARELISYAEEIMKFVRGFVRDSQRA
- a CDS encoding nucleotidyltransferase domain-containing protein; translation: MIPRELERFVRRLVKYFGGDVTIILFGSRARGDFNRASDYDLIVVSKRLKGNPLRRTRPLYALNEDFLEVDILAYTPSEFLRAMENLSPSVLDAMKEGILLHDNGFYKIAKRHFEELKRKGLKKDRYWRIRIVSKENEHV
- a CDS encoding antitoxin family protein, translated to MGIIVEAVYENGVFKPLKKVNIPERARVRIRVEIFGLLKDWSVDAQQLKDELREVHG
- a CDS encoding PIN domain-containing protein, with the protein product MAEYFADTYALVEILKGNPNYEKYSSAELYTTEFNLLELSYALVRDFGVEKAEEILEIMKSSVTVVIPEVHHYVLASEIRIRERKNGKKLSLIDCLGYVMAKSLGVKFLTGDRGFREMENVEFVK